GAGATAGTGACCACTGGACCAAATACTTCTTCCTTGACGATTCTCATATCTTCATTTACATCGTAGAAAACAGTTGGTCTTATGAAATAACCTTTATCACCAACAGTTTCACCACCAGTCAAGATTTTAGCACCTTCATCTTTACCgatatcaatatatttcaaaatagtGTTATATTGTTCTTTGTTAGTAATAGCACCTTGGAAGTTATCTGGGTTGAATGGATCACCGACCTTAATAGTGTTATCGATGTATTCTTTGAAAGCAGccaataattcatcatagATACCTTCTTGAACGTAAATTCTTGAACCAGAAGAACAAATTTGACCAGCGTTTTTAAAGATACCATTAACTAAATTTGGTAAAGTCTTTTCAATGATAGCATCATCGAAAACCATATGAGCTGATTTACCACCCAATTCCAAAGtgatcttcttcaaattagATTCAGAAGCTCTCATAGCGATATCCTTACCGACTTCCGTGGAACCAGTGAAGGCAGCCTTTCTAATCTTTGGATGAGTAGTTATGGCAGCACCTAAGGATCTACCAGGGCCAGGGATAATATTGACGACACCTGCTGGGATACCAACTCTCTTACATAAGGAAGCGAAATAAAGAGCATTTAATGGGGTGACTGCAGCAGGTTTCAAGATGACAACGTTACCCATTGCTAAAGCAGGAGCAATTTTCCAAGCTAACATCATCAATGGGAAATTCCATGGGATAATTTGACCACAAACACCGATTGGTTCTTTCATTGTAAAGTTCATATAACCATCACCAGTATCGATAGTTCTACCATTGATCTTATCAGCATATGAAGCGGCGTCTCTGATACAGTTGATGACGATGGATACATCACCACGAGATAATTCTAAAGTTTTACCATTATCGGCGGTTTCAATGGAGGCCATTAATTCTTGTTCAGATTCAATTACGTCTGCTAGTTTGTTTAAGTAGCGAGCTCTAACTTTTGGATCTTGTGTGGCCCATTCAGTGTTGAAGAAGGCATTTTCAGCACATTGAACAGCGTATTCAACGTCTTCTGGAGTACCTGATGCAACTTCACAGATTATTTCTTGAGTAGATGGGTTTTCAATCTTGGTAGTTTTGTAATCTTGAGATTTAATGAACTCATTGTTAATGAATAGACCAGTTGGTTGATCATATGTTAAACCATTTGGTAAAGTGATAGTGACTGGGTCAGCGTGTTCGAAGTTGAATTTggtcatttttttttgatgtGTATGTGTATGTGTATGTATATAATGTGGGTTGGTTTAATAATGTTTTATTGTTTATATGATGAGATATAAAATGGATAATAGGAAGCAAAAGAGAAATGATGAAAGATATCCTtaagatgaaaaattggTCGCCCTTATATAATCCAAGATGCTCGAGGTTGcgtttttcttctttcaaattcgAGGACAAGATCTCCCCTCTCGAGAAGGCATGGCCTACCTCTTGGTGGTGTAGCAGAAAGTGGTGCCAATCCACCAATGAAGAAAGCTTAGATCCGTCTTTCAGCCCATTAAAAGTTTCATTTTTGAGGGTCCACTTATCTCGAACACGTAATTTTAACCATCGGTGATATCTTACTAATAATTGACGTACAAGTAGGTGAACAATATCTCACTAACAAACATCGATCTCGGTTCAAAACACCACATTTCTAAAAGAATAGTTAATAAAATGtgagaaagaaagaaggaaaGAGCGTCGTTTCCGCGGAAAAGTCTATCTTCTTTGCAAAGAGGGGCTTCGGCGAGTAAGGCCGCCTTTTTTAACTAGGGACAAATTACGAGCCGTATGCTACCGTGTGGCTGAACgtattatttcttattcTTTCCACGGTGGTCTTCCCAAGTTTCCGGACAAATGGAAAAAGGTGGGGCAAGTAGGGGCCGCGCGGCTGAAAAATGACATTTCactttttttgtttttcataatttttcacttttgaAACCTCCATTACGTAAAAGAGCATAAAAATTGTGTGCTCTCCGAAATCTCCCGGAGGGTCAGTCTTTCCAGCGGAAGCTAAAGCACTTGAGACTTTAATGTTGAATTATCTACCGAAGTATGCATATACTCACGTATTATTGCCAAGATTTCCACTGGGTGTTcgtattttgaaatatcttAAAGATTCTTGAGAAcgttgaagaaaatacaCCCTTAAGGAGTCGCCTTTTTTGCTCTATTTCGTAATATT
The Naumovozyma dairenensis CBS 421 chromosome 5, complete genome DNA segment above includes these coding regions:
- the ALD6 gene encoding aldehyde dehydrogenase (NADP(+)) ALD6 (similar to Saccharomyces cerevisiae ALD6 (YPL061W); ancestral locus Anc_8.525), producing MTKFNFEHADPVTITLPNGLTYDQPTGLFINNEFIKSQDYKTTKIENPSTQEIICEVASGTPEDVEYAVQCAENAFFNTEWATQDPKVRARYLNKLADVIESEQELMASIETADNGKTLELSRGDVSIVINCIRDAASYADKINGRTIDTGDGYMNFTMKEPIGVCGQIIPWNFPLMMLAWKIAPALAMGNVVILKPAAVTPLNALYFASLCKRVGIPAGVVNIIPGPGRSLGAAITTHPKIRKAAFTGSTEVGKDIAMRASESNLKKITLELGGKSAHMVFDDAIIEKTLPNLVNGIFKNAGQICSSGSRIYVQEGIYDELLAAFKEYIDNTIKVGDPFNPDNFQGAITNKEQYNTILKYIDIGKDEGAKILTGGETVGDKGYFIRPTVFYDVNEDMRIVKEEVFGPVVTISKFKTIEEGVAMANDSEFGLGAGIETENISTALRVAKMLKAGTVWINTYNDFDSRVPFGGVKQSGYGREMGEEVYECYTEVKAVRIKL